One Micromonospora sp. FIMYZ51 genomic window carries:
- a CDS encoding CocE/NonD family hydrolase, which produces MLERLASHLATAALRLPPARTRGITVHRNMALRARDGVILRTDHYAPDLAGAPTVLIRTPYGRGGPMRLLGRLAAEQGFHVVIQSCRGTGGSGGSFDPFVHERDDGLDTLDWLRRQRWWCGAFGMFGASYQGFVQWALAAEAGEELRAMVAVITASAMRDSTYDGESFALDTVLTWTELLQAQTVPWLARQWELKRGQPRLVAALSHLPLVEADRVATGVTVPFFQQWLREHTPQSDYWRRRVFDDRMHLVRAPVAMVSGWHDLFLPAQLRDYAALRASGARPRLTIGPWTHGSPGLLVAALREGLRWLDAHLRPDDTGAPLGTAPVRVHVGGAGGGWRDLPDWPPPARDVRWHLHPGRALRTSAAGPSSPDGFWYDPADPTPSLGGPLLVAQRAGPVDNRPVEARPDVLSWTSDPLDRAVEVVGPVRAEIHLRSELPYLDVFVRLCDVDRRGRSWNVCDGLIRLDPVRFPADASGVVVAPVQLWPTAHRFAPGHRMRVQVSGGAHPRYARNPGTGEPLGAAVTLRAGYREILHDPEHPSAVVLPVVRPAEWPGAH; this is translated from the coding sequence ATGCTGGAGCGACTCGCGTCCCACCTGGCCACCGCCGCGCTGCGACTGCCGCCGGCCCGCACCCGCGGGATCACCGTCCACCGGAACATGGCGCTCCGGGCCCGCGACGGGGTGATCCTGCGCACCGACCACTACGCCCCCGACCTGGCGGGCGCGCCCACCGTGCTGATCCGCACCCCGTACGGCCGGGGTGGACCGATGCGGCTGCTCGGCCGGCTCGCCGCCGAACAGGGCTTTCACGTGGTGATCCAGTCCTGTCGAGGCACCGGCGGCTCGGGCGGTTCGTTCGACCCGTTCGTGCACGAGCGCGACGACGGGCTGGACACCCTCGACTGGCTGCGCCGGCAGCGCTGGTGGTGCGGCGCGTTCGGCATGTTCGGTGCCAGTTACCAGGGTTTCGTCCAGTGGGCCCTGGCGGCCGAGGCGGGCGAGGAACTGCGGGCCATGGTGGCGGTGATCACCGCCTCGGCGATGCGCGACTCCACCTACGACGGCGAGTCGTTCGCCCTGGACACGGTGCTGACCTGGACGGAGCTGCTCCAGGCGCAGACCGTGCCGTGGCTGGCCCGGCAGTGGGAACTCAAGCGGGGGCAGCCGCGGCTGGTCGCCGCGCTGTCCCACCTGCCACTTGTCGAGGCGGACCGGGTGGCCACCGGGGTCACCGTGCCCTTCTTCCAACAGTGGCTGCGCGAGCACACCCCGCAGTCCGACTACTGGCGCCGCCGGGTCTTCGACGACCGGATGCACCTGGTGCGGGCACCGGTGGCGATGGTCAGTGGCTGGCACGACCTCTTCCTGCCGGCACAGCTGCGCGACTACGCCGCGCTGCGCGCCAGCGGCGCCCGGCCCCGGCTGACCATCGGGCCGTGGACCCACGGCAGCCCCGGGTTGTTGGTGGCCGCCCTGCGGGAGGGGCTGCGCTGGCTCGACGCCCACCTGCGCCCGGACGACACCGGCGCGCCGCTGGGTACGGCACCGGTACGGGTGCACGTCGGCGGTGCCGGCGGGGGCTGGCGCGACCTGCCGGACTGGCCGCCCCCGGCCCGGGACGTCCGGTGGCACCTGCACCCCGGTCGGGCGCTGCGAACCTCGGCAGCCGGGCCGTCCTCGCCGGACGGGTTCTGGTACGACCCCGCCGACCCGACGCCCTCGCTGGGCGGTCCGCTGCTGGTGGCCCAGCGGGCCGGGCCGGTCGACAACCGTCCGGTGGAGGCCCGTCCGGACGTGCTGAGCTGGACCAGTGACCCGCTCGACCGGGCGGTCGAGGTGGTCGGGCCGGTCCGTGCCGAGATTCACCTCCGCAGCGAGCTGCCGTACCTCGATGTTTTCGTGCGGCTCTGCGACGTGGACCGCCGAGGCCGTTCCTGGAACGTCTGCGACGGCCTGATCCGGCTCGACCCGGTGCGCTTTCCGGCCGACGCGTCGGGTGTCGTGGTGGCACCGGTGCAACTCTGGCCCACCGCGCACCGGTTCGCGCCCGGGCACCGGATGCGGGTGCAGGTCTCCGGCGGCGCCCACCCGAGGTATGCGCGCAACCCCGGCACCGGCGAACCCCTCGGTGCGGCGGTCACCCTGCGGGCCGGCTATCGCGAGATCCTGCACGATCCGGAGCACCCGTCTGCGGTGGTCTTGCCGGTGGTGCGCCCGGCCGAGTGGCCGGGCGCACACTGA
- a CDS encoding MMPL family transporter produces MSALTRVVGSRLAALLTLVAAIAFGAAVFWLPVPDNPAPVSATGLSEQWQSTQVERLQDELPGSDVQPALVVVSRDDGAPLTDADREAVTGGTRTLAPLAADGQVAPPQFSPDGTVALVAVPLATDGGQQEVTDRVAELRAELTDLPAEFTAEVTGAPAFTADLTKVFEGADITLLAFTAAVVAVLLLVTYRSPLLWMVPLAIVAATEQLTLRALDTVIPAFGINFAGGAVTGIASVLVFGAATNYALLLIARYREELRREEDRFVAMRAALRRTAEPILASGGTVMLGVLTLLLSERELNRALAVACATGILLAMASALLVLPAALVLLGRRLFWPFVPHVGSTGREGRIWGRLGAAVVRRPVPVAVLATLLLGGLALGGLGSRTGLSETEQFRVQPEAVAGAQTLARAFPAGSTQSVAVMTNPGAVPEVTEAVTAVPGVASARPGTAGPTVAQVDVVLEAEPGTAASDRTLNELRAAVAAVPDSAPPAPAGVDDLTGAVVGGTAAGAYDSAEADAQDLRLILPLILLLVATVLVLLLRGLVAPVLLVGTVVASYFASLGGAWLLFEHVLDFPALDSSVPLLAFVFLVALGVDYNIFLVTRAREDARRVGTREGMLSALRVTGGVITSAGILLAAVFALLGVLPLITLTQIGIIVCLGVLLDTLLVRTVVVPALTFLLGERFWWPGRIKPASQVEQPAGQ; encoded by the coding sequence ATGTCCGCGCTCACCCGCGTCGTCGGCAGCCGCCTGGCCGCGTTGCTCACTCTCGTCGCGGCGATCGCGTTCGGTGCGGCCGTCTTCTGGCTGCCGGTACCCGACAATCCGGCTCCGGTCTCCGCCACCGGTCTGTCCGAGCAGTGGCAGTCGACACAGGTCGAGCGGCTCCAGGACGAACTGCCCGGCAGCGACGTCCAGCCCGCCCTGGTGGTGGTCAGCCGCGACGACGGCGCACCACTCACCGACGCCGACCGGGAGGCCGTCACCGGCGGCACCCGTACCCTGGCTCCGCTCGCCGCCGACGGTCAGGTCGCCCCACCGCAGTTCTCCCCCGACGGCACGGTGGCCCTGGTCGCCGTGCCGCTGGCGACCGACGGCGGGCAGCAGGAGGTCACCGACCGGGTGGCCGAGCTGCGCGCGGAGCTGACCGACCTGCCCGCCGAGTTCACCGCCGAGGTGACCGGAGCGCCCGCCTTCACCGCCGACCTGACCAAGGTCTTCGAGGGCGCCGACATCACCCTGCTCGCCTTCACCGCCGCCGTGGTGGCGGTGCTGCTGCTCGTCACCTACCGCAGCCCGCTGCTCTGGATGGTGCCGCTGGCCATCGTGGCCGCCACCGAACAGCTCACCCTGCGTGCCCTCGACACGGTCATTCCGGCGTTCGGCATCAACTTCGCCGGCGGTGCCGTCACCGGCATCGCCAGCGTGCTCGTCTTCGGTGCCGCCACCAACTACGCGCTGCTGCTGATCGCCCGCTACCGGGAGGAACTACGCCGCGAGGAGGACCGTTTCGTCGCCATGCGCGCCGCCCTGCGGCGTACCGCCGAACCGATCCTGGCCAGCGGTGGCACCGTCATGCTCGGGGTGCTCACGCTGCTGCTCAGCGAGCGGGAACTCAACCGTGCGCTCGCCGTCGCCTGCGCCACCGGCATCCTGCTGGCGATGGCCTCGGCCCTGCTCGTGCTGCCCGCCGCGCTGGTGCTGCTCGGGCGCCGCCTGTTCTGGCCGTTCGTGCCGCACGTCGGCAGCACCGGTCGGGAAGGCCGGATCTGGGGCCGGCTCGGCGCCGCCGTGGTACGTCGCCCGGTACCCGTCGCGGTGCTTGCCACCCTGCTGCTGGGCGGCCTCGCCCTGGGTGGGCTGGGCAGCCGCACCGGGCTGTCCGAGACCGAGCAGTTCCGGGTCCAGCCGGAGGCGGTCGCCGGCGCGCAGACCCTCGCCCGCGCCTTCCCCGCCGGCAGCACCCAGTCGGTCGCGGTGATGACCAACCCCGGGGCCGTACCCGAGGTCACCGAGGCCGTCACCGCCGTGCCCGGGGTCGCCTCCGCCCGCCCCGGCACCGCCGGGCCGACCGTCGCCCAGGTGGACGTCGTCCTCGAAGCCGAGCCGGGCACGGCCGCCTCCGACCGTACGCTCAACGAACTGCGGGCCGCCGTCGCCGCCGTCCCCGACTCCGCCCCACCCGCCCCGGCCGGCGTCGACGACCTGACCGGTGCCGTCGTCGGGGGCACCGCCGCAGGTGCCTACGACTCGGCCGAGGCCGACGCCCAGGACCTGCGCCTCATCCTGCCGCTCATCCTGCTGCTCGTCGCCACCGTCCTGGTCCTGCTGCTGCGCGGCCTGGTCGCCCCGGTGCTGCTCGTCGGCACCGTCGTGGCGTCGTACTTCGCCAGCCTCGGCGGCGCCTGGCTGCTCTTCGAGCACGTGCTCGACTTCCCGGCGCTGGACAGCAGCGTGCCGTTGCTCGCCTTCGTCTTCCTCGTCGCGCTCGGCGTCGACTACAACATCTTCCTGGTCACCCGGGCCCGCGAGGACGCCCGCCGGGTCGGCACCCGGGAAGGCATGCTCTCCGCACTGCGGGTCACCGGCGGGGTGATCACCAGCGCCGGCATCCTGCTCGCCGCGGTCTTCGCCCTCCTCGGCGTACTTCCGCTGATCACGCTGACCCAGATCGGGATCATCGTCTGCCTCGGTGTGCTGCTGGACACCCTGCTGGTACGTACCGTGGTCGTTCCCGCCCTGACGTTCCTGCTCGGCGAGCGGTTCTGGTGGCCGGGCCGGATCAAGCCGGCCAGTCAGGTGGAGCAGCCGGCTGGTCAGTAG
- a CDS encoding lytic transglycosylase domain-containing protein, giving the protein MGRNITRLGVVFVAGMLLLSGGACARTETPAGEVPAPVALPEDLPTAVTPSGSPLPDDVTATPKAVESMGAAPKASTSASPSASAKPKAKPKRSAPAPRKVPKPPTETELPPQPPKPPAGDCKPSYQGDQASRAQVKAALTKAAGRTYWPTSAPDISIPLPLIKATAWQESGWQSNIVACDKGIGLMQVMPDTATWMNQRFGQNYDVWDHQDNAYLGATYLAWLTKYIGDMYFDADYRLDADLCTPGVLDSCLLNAVIAAYNFGHGAVAAPEQPLKIPNPNYVRNVRALMTECVCLGY; this is encoded by the coding sequence ATGGGGCGAAACATCACCCGGCTGGGCGTCGTGTTCGTCGCGGGGATGCTGCTGCTCAGCGGCGGTGCGTGCGCCCGCACGGAGACCCCGGCGGGGGAGGTGCCGGCCCCGGTCGCGCTGCCGGAGGATCTGCCCACGGCGGTGACGCCGAGCGGGTCGCCGCTGCCGGATGACGTCACGGCCACGCCAAAGGCGGTGGAGTCGATGGGTGCCGCGCCCAAGGCCAGCACCAGCGCGTCGCCGTCGGCATCGGCGAAGCCGAAGGCGAAGCCCAAGCGCAGCGCGCCCGCGCCGCGCAAGGTGCCGAAGCCGCCGACGGAGACGGAGCTGCCGCCGCAGCCGCCGAAGCCACCGGCGGGCGACTGCAAGCCCAGCTACCAGGGCGACCAAGCCAGCCGGGCACAGGTCAAGGCCGCGTTGACCAAGGCGGCCGGGCGGACGTACTGGCCGACCTCGGCCCCGGACATCAGCATCCCGCTGCCCCTGATCAAGGCGACCGCCTGGCAGGAGAGCGGCTGGCAGTCAAACATCGTCGCCTGCGACAAGGGCATCGGCCTGATGCAGGTGATGCCGGACACGGCGACCTGGATGAACCAGCGGTTCGGCCAGAATTACGACGTCTGGGATCACCAGGACAACGCGTATCTCGGCGCCACCTATCTGGCCTGGCTCACCAAGTACATCGGCGACATGTACTTCGACGCCGACTACCGGCTCGACGCCGACCTGTGCACCCCGGGCGTGCTGGACTCCTGCCTGCTCAACGCGGTCATCGCCGCGTACAACTTCGGGCACGGGGCGGTGGCCGCGCCGGAGCAACCGCTGAAGATCCCGAACCCGAACTACGTACGCAACGTGCGGGCGCTGATGACCGAGTGCGTCTGCCTGGGCTACTGA
- the typA gene encoding translational GTPase TypA has product MQLRTDLRNVAIIAHVDHGKTTLVDAMLRQAGAYGARGEVTERVMDSMDLEREKGITILAKNTGVRYLPADGSDPVTINIIDTPGHADFGGEVERGLTMVDGVVLLVDASEGPLPQTRFVLRKALKARLPIILVINKVDRPDARIKEVVDEAYELFLDLDADEEQIDFPIIYACARDGIASLTQPADGSVPDDSHSLEPLFRTLLDTIPPPAYDEQAPLQAHVTNLDASPFLGRLALCRVRQGTIAKGQTVAWCRTDGSTQRVRISELLMTEGLERKPADSAGPGDIIAVAGIPEIMIGETLADAENPEPLPLITVDEPAISMTIGTNNSPLVGRVKGAKVTARMVKDRLDKELVGNVSLRVLPTERPDAWEVQGRGELALAILVEQMRREQYELTVGKPQVVTREVDGKICEPVERLTIDAPDEYLGAITQLLATRKGRMEQLVNHGTGWIRMEWLVPARGLIGFRTEFLTETRGTGILHHVFESYEPWFGELRTRNNGSLVADRSGAATAFAMMNLQERGTLFVEPGTEVYEGMIVGENSRSDDMDVNITKEKKLTNMRSSTAEETEKLIPPRKLSLEQALEFCREDECVEVTPAAVRIRKVTLDQTQRARAAARRKHAG; this is encoded by the coding sequence ATGCAGCTGCGCACCGACCTTCGCAACGTCGCCATCATCGCTCACGTCGACCACGGCAAGACCACCCTGGTCGACGCCATGTTGCGGCAGGCCGGCGCCTACGGCGCCCGGGGCGAGGTGACCGAGCGGGTGATGGACTCGATGGACCTCGAACGGGAAAAAGGCATCACCATCCTGGCCAAGAACACCGGCGTGCGCTACCTACCGGCGGACGGCTCCGACCCGGTCACCATCAACATCATCGACACGCCGGGCCACGCCGACTTCGGCGGCGAGGTCGAGCGCGGACTGACCATGGTCGACGGGGTGGTGCTGCTGGTGGACGCCAGCGAGGGCCCGCTGCCGCAGACCCGGTTCGTGCTCCGCAAGGCCCTCAAGGCTCGCCTGCCGATCATCCTGGTGATCAACAAGGTGGACCGTCCCGACGCCCGGATCAAAGAGGTGGTCGACGAGGCGTACGAACTCTTCCTCGACCTGGACGCCGACGAGGAGCAGATCGACTTCCCGATCATCTACGCCTGCGCCCGCGACGGCATCGCCTCGCTGACCCAGCCCGCCGACGGGTCGGTGCCGGACGACAGCCACAGCCTGGAGCCGCTGTTCCGCACCCTGCTGGACACCATCCCGCCGCCCGCGTACGACGAGCAGGCACCGCTCCAGGCGCACGTCACCAACCTCGACGCCTCCCCCTTCCTCGGCCGGCTCGCGCTGTGCCGGGTACGGCAGGGCACCATCGCCAAGGGACAGACCGTGGCCTGGTGCCGCACCGATGGCAGCACCCAACGGGTCCGCATCTCCGAGTTGCTGATGACCGAAGGGCTGGAGCGCAAGCCCGCCGACTCGGCCGGGCCGGGCGACATCATCGCGGTGGCCGGCATCCCCGAGATCATGATCGGTGAGACGCTCGCCGACGCGGAGAACCCCGAGCCGCTGCCGCTGATCACCGTTGACGAGCCAGCCATCTCGATGACCATCGGCACCAACAACTCGCCGCTCGTCGGCCGGGTCAAAGGCGCCAAGGTCACCGCCCGGATGGTCAAGGACCGGCTGGACAAGGAACTGGTCGGCAACGTCTCGCTGCGGGTGCTGCCCACCGAGCGGCCGGACGCCTGGGAGGTGCAGGGCCGCGGCGAGCTGGCGCTGGCCATCCTGGTCGAGCAGATGCGCCGGGAACAGTACGAACTCACCGTCGGCAAGCCGCAGGTGGTGACCCGGGAGGTCGACGGCAAGATCTGCGAGCCGGTCGAGCGGCTCACCATCGACGCGCCGGACGAGTACCTCGGTGCGATCACCCAACTGCTGGCGACCCGTAAGGGCCGGATGGAGCAGCTGGTCAACCACGGCACCGGTTGGATCCGGATGGAGTGGCTGGTGCCGGCGCGCGGCCTGATCGGTTTCCGCACCGAGTTCCTCACCGAGACCCGGGGCACCGGCATCCTGCACCACGTCTTCGAGTCGTACGAGCCGTGGTTCGGCGAGCTGCGTACCCGTAACAACGGCTCGCTGGTCGCCGACCGGTCCGGCGCCGCGACCGCGTTCGCCATGATGAACCTCCAGGAACGCGGCACGCTCTTCGTCGAGCCCGGCACCGAGGTGTACGAGGGCATGATCGTCGGGGAGAACTCCCGCTCCGACGACATGGACGTCAACATCACCAAGGAGAAGAAGCTCACCAACATGCGCTCCTCCACGGCCGAGGAGACCGAGAAGCTGATCCCGCCGCGGAAGCTCTCCCTGGAGCAGGCCCTGGAGTTCTGCCGCGAGGACGAGTGCGTCGAGGTCACCCCCGCCGCCGTACGCATCCGAAAGGTGACCCTCGACCAGACCCAGCGGGCCCGCGCCGCCGCCCGCCGCAAGCACGCCGGCTGA
- a CDS encoding serine hydrolase: MVSGTVSVYAGRLAAPPTWTRHAEATHYAASTMKVAVLAALYRAAEAGRLDLAAPVEVRNRFTSARPDAPAYSCARQHDNDGAVWDRLGDRVPLRWLAERMIVMSSNLAANLVIEHVGLAAVAEVWARAGARHSVTGRGIEDFAAREAGITNLVTAADLAALLDAIASGSTIPGPVASPTGCAAMLDLLCAQQIRQDLAEGLPGGTRLAHKNGWVRGVRHGAAVVFPDDAPAYLLVVCTSRPLRDGQRSDRADRAARRLLAGISARVWRARHDLTPAPPGR, translated from the coding sequence ATGGTGTCGGGCACGGTCTCGGTGTACGCGGGTCGACTTGCCGCCCCGCCCACCTGGACCCGGCACGCCGAGGCCACCCACTACGCGGCCAGCACGATGAAGGTGGCCGTGCTCGCGGCCCTGTACCGGGCCGCCGAAGCCGGTCGTCTCGACCTGGCCGCGCCGGTCGAGGTACGCAACCGGTTCACCTCGGCCCGGCCGGACGCGCCCGCGTACTCCTGCGCCCGGCAGCACGACAACGACGGCGCGGTCTGGGATCGGCTCGGCGACCGGGTTCCGCTGCGCTGGCTCGCCGAACGGATGATCGTGATGTCCAGCAACCTCGCCGCCAACCTGGTCATCGAACACGTCGGGCTGGCCGCCGTGGCCGAGGTCTGGGCCCGGGCCGGTGCCCGGCACAGCGTCACCGGTCGCGGCATCGAGGACTTCGCCGCCCGCGAGGCGGGCATCACCAACCTGGTCACCGCCGCCGACCTGGCCGCCCTGCTCGACGCCATCGCCAGCGGCAGCACCATCCCGGGACCGGTCGCCTCCCCCACGGGCTGCGCCGCGATGCTCGATCTGCTCTGCGCCCAACAGATCCGCCAGGATCTGGCCGAAGGGCTCCCCGGCGGCACCCGGCTGGCACACAAGAACGGCTGGGTACGCGGCGTACGGCACGGTGCGGCCGTGGTCTTTCCCGACGACGCCCCCGCCTACCTGCTCGTCGTCTGCACCAGCCGGCCGCTCCGCGACGGCCAGCGCAGCGACCGGGCCGACCGGGCGGCCCGCCGGTTGTTGGCCGGCATCTCCGCCCGGGTCTGGCGCGCCCGCCACGACCTCACCCCCGCACCGCCGGGGCGGTGA
- a CDS encoding TerC family protein, producing the protein MNVSGLVWAATLVALTAVLLVDLFIIGRRPHEPSVRESSLWVAFYVGLALLFGVGLWLTAGGSVAGQFYTGWLTEYSLSVDNLFVFMIIMARFAVPRPYQQKVLLIGIVLALVMRGGFIAAGAALINQFTWVFYIFGAFLIYTAINLARQGESAEEDEFRENVLIRWSRRALPISRGYDGARLTARQNGRRMFTPMLIVMIAIGTTDLIFALDSIPAIFGITHEPYLVFTANVFALMGLRQLYFLLGGLLDRLIFLSYGLAVVLGFIGVKLILEALAENNLSFLNGGEPISWAPHIPIWLSLLVIVATLGIATAASLAKSSRDRRRELAEVRH; encoded by the coding sequence GTGAACGTGTCCGGACTGGTGTGGGCAGCCACCCTCGTCGCGCTGACCGCGGTGCTCCTGGTCGATCTGTTCATCATCGGGCGCCGGCCGCACGAGCCGAGTGTGCGGGAGTCGAGCCTCTGGGTCGCCTTCTACGTGGGGCTGGCGCTGCTCTTCGGTGTCGGGCTCTGGCTGACCGCGGGCGGGAGCGTCGCCGGGCAGTTCTACACCGGCTGGCTGACCGAGTACAGCCTCTCGGTGGACAATCTCTTCGTCTTCATGATCATTATGGCTCGCTTCGCGGTGCCCCGGCCGTATCAGCAGAAGGTGCTGCTCATCGGCATCGTGCTCGCACTGGTCATGCGGGGTGGCTTCATCGCCGCCGGCGCGGCACTGATCAACCAGTTCACCTGGGTCTTCTACATCTTCGGCGCCTTCCTGATCTACACCGCGATCAACCTGGCCCGGCAGGGCGAATCGGCGGAGGAGGATGAGTTCCGGGAGAACGTGCTCATCCGGTGGAGCCGCCGGGCGCTGCCGATCTCCCGTGGATACGACGGCGCCCGGTTGACCGCGCGGCAGAACGGCCGACGGATGTTCACCCCGATGCTGATCGTGATGATCGCTATCGGGACCACCGACCTGATTTTCGCCCTCGACTCGATCCCGGCGATCTTCGGCATCACCCACGAGCCGTACCTGGTCTTCACCGCCAACGTCTTCGCGTTGATGGGGTTGCGGCAGCTGTACTTCCTGCTCGGCGGGCTGCTGGACCGGCTGATCTTCCTGAGCTACGGCCTGGCGGTGGTGCTCGGCTTCATCGGGGTCAAGCTGATCCTGGAGGCGCTTGCGGAGAACAATCTGTCCTTCCTCAACGGTGGCGAGCCGATCAGCTGGGCGCCGCACATCCCGATCTGGTTGTCCCTGCTGGTCATCGTGGCCACCCTGGGCATCGCCACCGCGGCCAGCCTGGCCAAGTCGTCCCGGGACCGGCGCCGCGAACTCGCCGAGGTACGCCACTGA
- a CDS encoding antibiotic biosynthesis monooxygenase family protein, which produces MVLEVALIDIVPGSEDAFAAAYAEGHTVLAGTPGCRSVRMTRGIESPSRFVLLVEWDSVEAHEQNFRATDRFVRWRELIGPHFAAPPRVEHFIDVPA; this is translated from the coding sequence ATGGTGCTCGAGGTCGCGCTCATCGACATTGTTCCCGGCAGCGAGGACGCCTTCGCCGCCGCGTACGCCGAGGGGCACACGGTGCTCGCCGGCACCCCCGGCTGCCGGTCGGTGCGGATGACCCGGGGCATCGAATCGCCTTCCCGCTTCGTACTGCTGGTCGAGTGGGACTCGGTCGAGGCCCACGAGCAGAACTTCCGGGCCACCGACCGATTCGTACGGTGGCGGGAGCTGATCGGTCCGCACTTCGCCGCCCCGCCCCGGGTCGAGCATTTCATCGACGTACCGGCCTGA
- a CDS encoding helix-turn-helix transcriptional regulator — protein MPLPTSPVIRRARLGAELRQLRRREALTLEQVCDRLGWASTSKLSRIELGQSRPDLADVLDLLDVYQVPPPQRDALIVIARDAAISRGWWKSLGEMGERQRTYAELEAGAAGIVEYQPALVPGLLQTPAYARLRIAAGQLVDPGVDIEADLRARAARHAVLRRVEPPDYTALISQLACEPGDDPVEVWREQLRHLLDLAELPHVTIRLLPAAGAGPQPVPLTPFSCYSFPDPADPRTVMVEALTTDVRLTTATDVERYQRMTECLLAAALPEEETARVLTRRLDE, from the coding sequence ATGCCGTTACCAACGAGTCCGGTCATTCGACGTGCACGACTCGGTGCCGAGCTGCGCCAGCTCCGGCGGCGGGAGGCACTGACGCTGGAGCAGGTGTGCGATCGGCTCGGCTGGGCGTCGACCTCCAAGCTGTCCCGCATCGAGCTGGGGCAGAGCCGGCCTGACCTGGCCGACGTGCTCGATCTGCTGGACGTCTACCAGGTGCCGCCGCCGCAGCGGGACGCGCTTATCGTCATCGCCCGGGACGCCGCGATCAGCAGAGGCTGGTGGAAGTCGCTTGGGGAGATGGGCGAGCGGCAGCGCACGTACGCCGAACTGGAGGCCGGTGCGGCGGGCATCGTCGAGTACCAGCCGGCCCTGGTGCCCGGCCTGTTGCAGACCCCGGCGTACGCCCGCCTGCGCATTGCCGCCGGCCAGCTCGTCGATCCCGGGGTGGACATCGAGGCCGATCTGCGGGCCCGCGCGGCGCGGCACGCGGTGCTGCGCCGGGTCGAACCACCCGACTACACGGCGCTGATCTCGCAGCTGGCCTGCGAGCCGGGCGACGATCCGGTGGAGGTCTGGCGCGAGCAGTTGCGGCATCTGCTGGACCTGGCCGAGTTGCCGCACGTGACGATCCGGCTGCTGCCGGCCGCCGGTGCCGGGCCGCAGCCGGTGCCGTTGACGCCGTTCTCCTGCTACTCGTTTCCGGACCCGGCGGATCCCCGGACGGTGATGGTCGAGGCGCTGACCACGGACGTGCGGCTGACCACCGCGACCGATGTCGAGCGGTACCAGCGGATGACCGAGTGCCTGTTGGCGGCGGCGTTACCGGAGGAGGAGACGGCGCGGGTGTTGACCCGCCGACTCGACGAGTGA